The stretch of DNA AACATGAGGAAGTCCACCGCATTTCGTACCTAAAAAAACATTGTATTTTTAATATCGCTTGTATCAGTGGTATTAATTGGCAAGAACCCGAATTACGGCACCACTATGATGTTATTACGCATTGTGATATGATTTTAGATCGAATGAAAGAACGCCCAATACTCAAACATCAAGAAGAATTTGATGCGTACTATAATCCAGTATTGGATCAGATTATTCTACCACAATTTAAGGTTTTTAATGACCCAGAAACCTATTATTTACTGTTGTTTCACAATTTAATCCATTGGACAGGCAATATAAAACGCCTCGCCCGCCCTGGGATTATGGATAGTACATTGGGAGATCAAGCGATCTACATTGAAGAAAGCCTTATTGCAGAATTAGGTGCCTGTATGCTCACCGCCATTGTTGGTATAGAGCAACTGACTGAACTAGAGCGAAATTCTGACCACGTTTCTTCTTGGATTACCGCTCTAGAAGAAGACAAACGGTTTATCTTTCGGGCAGCATCAAGAGCACAAAAGGCAGTAGATTTTATCTTAAGCGGAAAAAGAAATACGTATGGAGGTTAGATTCCTATTTGATTGTGTTCGTTGTGATTATAAGCAACTGAAAATGATTGAGGTTTATGAATCCCTTTGGTTCAGTCTTAAATCCGCTACAGAAGAACAAAAGCAAGCCCTTATAAGCATTGGAGCATTTAGTCATGAAGCCTTATTTAAAGATTATCATGTAACGGTAAAGCAATTTTCATATCAAGAAAAACGGCTTTTGTGCGTAGAATGGTCACGGATTCATTTTTTCTATCA from Aureispira anguillae encodes:
- a CDS encoding ArdC family protein, producing MTTRNIIKQLEQGRIPWRRTLKHPYIGFAQNYYSGHRYRGINWLLLNLMTKHEVPYYLTWNQIKKLGGTVLKGTKSNEVFFLNTYYRNKARDLISVVQAQQLEAKHEEVHRISYLKKHCIFNIACISGINWQEPELRHHYDVITHCDMILDRMKERPILKHQEEFDAYYNPVLDQIILPQFKVFNDPETYYLLLFHNLIHWTGNIKRLARPGIMDSTLGDQAIYIEESLIAELGACMLTAIVGIEQLTELERNSDHVSSWITALEEDKRFIFRAASRAQKAVDFILSGKRNTYGG